The following are from one region of the Myotis daubentonii chromosome 2, mMyoDau2.1, whole genome shotgun sequence genome:
- the LOC132226772 gene encoding LOW QUALITY PROTEIN: large ribosomal subunit protein uL24-like (The sequence of the model RefSeq protein was modified relative to this genomic sequence to represent the inferred CDS: deleted 1 base in 1 codon; substituted 1 base at 1 genomic stop codon), producing MRSQYMMTKTTQSIVRPQLMLICFWLFPSSASVEVPVVKVKFNLFVTSDRSKNHKKHFNAPSRIHRKSMSSPFSKELRQSSVRPMPIRKGDDVQVVQGHYRGHQTGNVIQVYRKTXVISIEQVQQAKANGATVYVGIRPSKVVITRLEGDKDRKKFLGYKAKSHQVGKEIGKYKEVTIEKKQE from the exons ATGCGCAGTCAGTACATGATGACAAAAACTACGCAAAGCATTGTCAGACCCCAGCTAATG TTAATATGCTTTTGGCTCTTCCCTTCTTCAGCCAGTGTAGAAGTGCCAGTGGTCAAAGTAAAGTTCAATCTCTTTGTGACTTCTGACCGGAGCAAGAACCATAAAAAGCATTTCAATGCACCTTCCCGCATTCACAGGAAGAGTATGTCTTCTCCTTTTTCCAAAGAGTTGAGACAGAGTAGTGTTCGACCCATGCCCATTCGAAAGGGTGATGATGTTCAGGTTGTGCAAGGACATTACAGAGGGCATCAAACTGGCAATGTT ATCCAGGTTTACAGGAAGACATAGGTCATCTCCATTGAACAAGTACAACAGGCGAAAGCTAATGGTGCAACTGTTTATGTGGGCATTCGCCCTAGCAAGGTGGTTATCACTAGACTAGAGGGAGACAAAGACCGCAAAAAGTTCCTTGGATATAAAGCCAAATCTCACCAAGTAGGAAAGGAAATAGGTAAATACAAGGAAGTAACAATTGAGAAGAAGCAAGAATAA